TTCAGTCATCAAAAACAGGTCGCGAGGGCAGGGTGGACATACGGCCCAAAGCTTAGCGGGGTTTGGACGCGCCGGCCCCGGTTTGCCGGGGACAAGGCGGGAGTCACGATAATCGGGGATATGACTACCTCCCCCAATGACTTCAGCGCCCTGTCGCTGCCGGCCCATGTGCTGGCCAACCTGACGCAACTCGGCTACACCAGCATGACGCCGATCCAGGCCGCAGCCCTGCCGGTCGCCTTGCTCGGCAAGGATCTGATCGCCCAGGCCAAGACCGGCAGCGGCAAGACCGCCGCCTTCGCACTGGCGCTGCTGGCCAACCTGAACGCCCGCCGTTTCGCCATCCAGGCGATGGTGCTGTGCCCGACGCGCGAACTGGCCGACCAGGTCACGACCGAAATCCGCCGCCTGGCGCGCGCCGAGGAAAACATCAAGGTCGTCACGCTGTGCGGCGGCGTCGCCCTGCGCAACCAGATTGCCAGCCTGGAGCACGGCGCGCACATCGTCGTCGGCACGCCGGGCCGCATCATGGATCACCTCGGGCGCGGCAACCTCGACCTGGCCGCGATGAACACGCTGGTGCTCGACGAGGCCGACCGCATGCTCGACATGGGCTTTTTCGACGACATCGCCACCGTCGCCAAACAGTGCCCGAAAGAGCGCCAGACGCTGCTGTTCTCGGCGACCTATCCCGAAGGCATCGCCAAGATCAGCCAGCAGTTCATGAAGAACCCGCAAACCATCACCGTGCAGGCGCAGCATGAAAAAAGCAAGATCCGCCAGCGCTGGTACCAGGTCGAGGACACCGACCACGACGAGGCGCGGCTCGATGCGGTGGCGCGGGTGCTGAATCATTACCGGCCCGTCAGTACGCTGGCGTTTTGCAACACCAAGTCGCAATGCCGGGCACTGGTGCAACTGCTCAAGGACCAGGGCTTCATCGCCCTGGCGCTGTTCGGCGAGCTGGAGCAGCGCGAGCGCGACCAGGTGCTGGTGCAGTTTGCCAACCGCAGCTGCTCGGTGCTGGTGGCGACCGACGTGGCGGCGCGCGGGCTGGACATCTCGCAGCTGGAAATGGTCATCAACGTGGATGTGACGCCGGACAGCGAAATCCACATCCACCGCATCGGCCGCACCGGCCGCGCCGACGAGGAAGGCTGGGCCATCAGCCTGGCCAGCATGGACGAGATGGGCTCGGTCGGCAAGATCGAGCAGCTGCAAAAAACCGAGTCCGAATGGCACAAGCTCGACGAACTCACATCCGCCAGCAAGGAGCCGCTGCGCCCGCCGATGGCCACGCTGCAGATCGTCGGCGGCCGCAAGGAAAAAATCCGCGCCGGCGACGTGCTCGGCGCGCTGACCGGCGAGGCCGGCTTCACCCGCGAGCAGGTCGGCAAGATCAATGTGAACGAGTTCTCGACCTATGTGGCGGTGGAGCGCAGCATCGCTGGCGACGCGCTGCACAAGCTGGCGATGGGCCGGGTCAAGGGGAAAAGCGTTCGGGTGCGGTTGATGGATGACGAAGCCTGAGCCGTTCAATGAAATTTCAGGTGCAAATCGGTCTTCTGCGCAAGCTGTACATGCACTGACAGCTATTAATAGCGTAGCAATATGCGGTTTGGCATTCCAGCTGGCGCTGCACGGTTGATTTTTAAGTAAAAAGTGGCTGTAGCGCAGAGTGGATAAGCGCAAGAAGCTATTAAAAGAGTAGCGCAATGAAAAAGAGCGCGGCAACCTGCGTTGCCGCGCTCTTTTTTGTGCCGCGTGTATCAGGTCTGTTTTGAACCCGCCAGCGCGGCCGCGCTGCGGCGCTCCCGGAAGGCCTGCAACTCGCCGACCACGCCCTTGCGAAAGGCCAGCACGCAGAGCACGAAGATCACGCCGATGATGACCGTGACCCAGGAGCCGACCTTATCGGCCAGCAGGTTCTGCAGCGAAATCACGATGCCAGCGCCCATCACCGGGCCAAAGAAGGTGCCCACGCCGCCCAGCAGCGTCATCAGGATCACCTCGCCCGACATCGACCAGTGCACGTCCGACAGCGTGGCAAAGCCCATCACCAGCGTTTTCAGCGAACCGGCAAGGCCCGCCAGCGCGGCCGACAGCACGAAGGCCAGCAGCTTGTAGCGGTCCACCTGGTAGCCCAGCGAGATGGCGCGCGGCTCGTTTTCGCGGATCATCTTCAGCACCTGGCCAAACGGCGAGTTCACGATGCGCGAGATGAACTGGAAACACAGCACGAACACAGCGACCACGAAGTAATACATGGCGTTGTCGGATTGCAGCGAAAGCATGCCGAACAGGCTGCCGCGCGGCACGCCCTGCAGGCCGTCCTCGCCGCCGGTGAACGGCGCCTGCAGGCAGAAAAAATACACCATCTGCGCAATCGCCAGCGTGATCATGGCAAAGTAAATGCCCTGCCGGCGAATGGCGACCGCACCGACCACGAGGCCGATCAGCCCGGCGCCGACGGTGCCGGCCAGAATCGCTATTTCAGGAGTCCAGCCTTGCGACTTGACGAACCAGCCGGTGACGTAGGCGGCCGAGCCGAAAAATGCGGCATGGCCAAACGACAGCAGGCCGGTAAAGCCCAGCAGCAGGTTGAAGGCGCAGGCAAACAGGCCAAAGCACAGCAGCTTCATGACAAACACCGGGTACAGCCCGATGAAGGGCGCGACCAGCAGCAGCGCCAGCAGGGCGATGTAGGTGATGCGGGTGATTTTTTTTGAATTGTTCATTGAATAGTTCCGAAGGCCATGGTGCGCAACGAGCCAAGCGCAGCGGGGAGCGTGGGGGTTTCAAGTCTTTCCAAGTTCCGGCCGCGGAACCGGCTTTGCCGGGCCGCAGGCGGGGCGGCCCCCTCGGGGGGCAGCGAACCACACGAAGTGGGGAGCGTGGGGGCCATATTCCTAGGCCTCCTTGCCGAAAAGACCCGCCGGGCGAACCATCAGCACCAGCACCATCACGACGAACACCACGATATTGGATGCCTCGGGGTAGAAGACGCGGGTCATGCCTTCGACCAGTCCGAGCGCCAGGCCGGTGACGACCGAGCCCAGGATGGAGCCCATGCCGCCGATCACCACCACGGCAAACACCACGATGATGAGGTTCGAGCCCATCAGCGGGTTGACCTGGATGATGGGCGCGGCCAGCACGCCGGCCAGCGCGGCCAGCGCCGCGCCCGCGCCGTAGGTCAGCATGACCATCATCGGCACGTTGATGCCGAAAGTCTGCACCAGGGCGGCGTTTTCGGTGCCGGCGCGCAGGTAGGCACCCAGCCGGGTGCGCTCGATGATGAACCAGGTGCCCAGGCACACCGCCAGCGACACCAGCACCACCCAGGCGCGGTAGTTCGGCAGCACCATGAAGCCCAGGTTGGTGGCGCCCGAGAGCAGTTCGGGAACCGGGTAGGTCTGGCCCGAAGCGCCATACAGTTCGCGGAAAACGCCTTCGACAATCAAGGCCAGGCCAAAGGTCAGCAGCAAACCGTACAAAGGGTCGAGCTTGTACAGGTGTTTCAGGAACAGCCGCTCGATCACCACGCCGAAGGCGCCGACCGCCAGCGGCGCCAGCACCAGCGCGAACCAGTAATTGATGCCGAATTTGTCGAGCATGATCCAGGCGGCAAACGCGCCCAGCATGTAGAGCGCGCCATGCGCGAAATTGACCACGCCCAGCAGGCCAAAGATGACCGCCAGCCCCAGGCTGAGCATGGCGTAGAAGGCGCCGTTGACCAGGCCGAGCAGCAGCTGGCCCAGGAATGCTTGATGAGGAATGCCGAAAATTTCCATGGAAGCCCGTCAGTTCATGCCTGGGAATATTAAAAAAAAGCGGCCAGTCACCTGTGCGACCAGCCGCCCCGTGGTGTTGTCAGCTTATTTCTTGAGCAGCGCGCACTTGGACTCGGCTGGCGTGGTGAACGCCTGCTCGCCAGGGATCTTGGCCACCATCTTGTAATAGTCCCAGGGCGCGGTCGATTCCTTGGCCGACTTGACCTGGTACAGGTACATGTCGTGGATCATCCGGCCGTCGGCGCGGATCTGGCCCTTGTTGTAGAAGTCGTCGATCTTCATGCCCTTGAGCGTGCTCATCACCTTGTCGCCGTCGGTGGTGCCGGCGGCCTGCACCGCTTTGAGGTAATTGGTGGCGACCGAGTAGTCGGCGGCCTGCAGGCTCGACGGCATGCGCTTGTACTTGTCGAAGAAACGCTTGGCGAATTTGCGCGAAGCGTCATCTTGGTTCCAGTACCAGCTGTCGGCCAGCTGCAGGCCTTCGGTATTGGCCAGGCCCAGGCTGTGCACGTCGTTGATGAACACCAGCAGGCCGGCGATCTTCATGGTCTTGTTGATGCCGAATTCCCGCGCCGCCTTCATCGCGTTGGTGAAGTCGCCGCCCGCATTGGCCAGCCCCAGCACCTGCGCCTTGGAGGTTTGGGCCTGCAGCAGGAACGAAGAGAAGTCGGACGCATTGAGCGGGTGGCGTACCGCGCCGACGACCGTGCCGCCGTTGGCCTTGACCACGGTGGAGGCATCGCCCTCCAGCGAGTGGCCGAAGGCATAGTCAGCCGTCAGGAAGTACCAGTTCTTGTTGCCGGCCTTGACCAGCGCCGTGCCAGCGACCTTGGCCAGGGCCACTGTGTCGTAGGCGTAATGCACGGTGTAGGGCGAGCAGGCTTCATTGGTCAGGCGGGCTGATCCGGGGCCAATGGCCATGAAGGGGCGCTTCTTTTCCTCGGCGATCTTGGCCATGGCCAGTGCGGTGCCGGAGTTGGTGCCGCCGATCAGCATAGCCAGGCCATCCTTGTCGATCCACTCTCTAGCCTTGGAACTGGCCACGTCAGCCTTGTTCTGGTGGTCGGCGGTCAGCACTTCGATGGGGCGGTTCAAGACCTTGCCGCCGAAATCCTGCACCGCCCACTTGACCATCTCGCCACCGGCAGGGCCATCGATGTCGGCATACAGGCTGGACATGTCGGTGATGAAGCCGATCTTGACGGGACCGGTGTCCTGCGCCGATGCGGCAGCGGCAAATCCGATGGCCAGTGCGAAGGCGATAGCGTTGAGTTTCATGGAAGGTCTCCTGGTTAATTATTGGTCGGGAAAGTGAATGAAAAACCGGATGCTTTCACGGGCTGCCGGGCTGGGGTCAAACGCCCAGGAATTCCTGCAGCATGGCCATGTTCTGCGACAGCTCGGATTGGGCAAACTGCTTGACGATCTGGCCGTGTTCCATGACGTAGAAGCGGTCGGCCAGCGGCGCGGCAAAGCGAAAGTTCTGCTCGACCAGCACGATGGTGTAGCCCTTGGCCTTGAGCGCCAGGATCATCTCGGCCAGTTTTTGCACGATCACCGGCGCCAGCCCTTCGGAGATTTCGTCGAGCAGCAGCAGCCGCGCGCCGGTGCGCAGAATCCGCGCCACGGCCAGCATCTGCTGCTCGCCGCCCGACAGGCGCGTGCCGGGGCTGTGGGCGCGCTCCTTCAGGTTCGGAAACATGGTGTAAATCTCGGCCACGCTCATGCCGCCCGGCGCAATCGTCGGCGGCAGCATCAGGTTTTCCTCGGTCGAGAGGCTGGCGAAGATGCCGCGCTCCTCGGGGCAGTAGCCCACGCCCAGCCGGGCCACCTTGTGCGGCGCGAGCTTGAGCGCTTCTTCGCCGTTGATCTTGATCGAGCCCTTGCGGGCGCCGGTCATGCCGACGATGGCGCGCAGCGTGGTGGTGCGGCCGGCGCCGTTGCGGCCCAGCAGCGTGACGACTTCGCCTTCGTTGACGGTCATGTTCACGCCGTGCAGGATGTGCGACTCGCCATACCAGGCGTGCAGGTCTTCAATGCGCAGCAGTTCTTTGGTCATGCTTAGTGGGCTCCCTGCAAGGCGGCGTCGGCGTTGCCCATGTAGGCTTCAATGACCAGCGGGTTTTTAGAGACCTCGGCATACGGGCCGTCGGCGATGATGGTGCCGCGCTGCAGCACCGTGATGCGGTTGGCAATCGAGGACACCACATTCATGTTGTGCTCGACCATCAAGATGGTGCGGCCGGCGGAAACCTTTTTGATCAGCTGCGTGACCCGGTCCACGTCCTCGTGGCCCATGCCCTGGGTGGGCTCGTCCAGCAGCATCAGCTCGGGCTCCAGCGCCAGCGTGGTCGCCAGTTCCAGGGCGCGCTTGCGGCCGTAGGGCAGGTTGACCGTCAGCATGTCGGCAAACTGGCCCAGATCGACTTCGTCGAGCAGGGCGCGCGCGCGGTCGTGCAGCGGGTAGAGCGTGTCCTCGGCCTTCCAGAAATGAAACGAGGTGCCCAGGTTGCGCTGCAGGGCGGCGCGCACGTTCTCAAGCACCGTCATGTGCGGGAACACCGCCGAAATCTGGAACGACCTGACAATGCCGCGCCGCGCGGTTTGCGCCGGCTTTTCAAAGGTGATGTCGTTGCCGTTGAAGGTGATGCTGCCGCGCGTGGGCGTCAGGAACTTGGTCAGCAGGTTGAAGAAGGTGGTCTTGCCGGCGCCGTTGGGGCCGATCAGCGCATGAATGTGCCCGCGCTGGACTTTCAGGTCCACGTTGTTGACGGCAACGAATCCCTTGAATTCCTTGGTCAAGCCTCGCGTTTCAAGAATGAACTCCACTGGCAAATTGCTTCTCCGGCAGGTTGAATTGACTTGACGAGCCGGCTGCGCATTCCTGCGCCATGGCTTCGCGAAGCTTGGATGTTCATCGTAGTCACGCTATATGTCACACGCTACCCGGTTAGACCCTTAAGTAGTTTTTCGTAATTTCAGGTTCAGGTGAGTATCTTGTGCGGCGGCACGAAACCATGCTTGCATTGAAACGGTTTGTGGGTACCAAGGGCTATCCATAGGTAGCGTGGGAAAACCGGACCTTAAAATGCAGCGGATTGCGTTGTCCAAAATGGTGCGCGTCCCACTGAGCGCAGCCCGCTTGGAAGCTTCACAGGAAACCCTCATGGTCAAAAAGATTTTTTCATTCGTACTGCTGGCGTGCGCGCTGAGCGCCGTGCAGGCCCAGCCGCAAGCCGCCTCGTACCCGGCCAAGCCGATCCGCATGATCGTGCCGTTCCCGCCGGGCGGCGGCACCGACATCCTGTCGCGCCTGGTGGCCAACAAGCTCACCGAGGTCAGCAAGTGGACGGTGATTCCCGACAACCGGGGCGGCGCCGGCGGCACCATCGGCATCGCCGAGGCAGCCAGAGCCGCGCCCACCGGCTACGAGATGGTGATGGGCCAGAAAGACAACATGGTGGTGGCGCCCTGGCTGTACAAGAACCTGAGCTACGACCCGACCAAAGACCTGGTGGCCGTGGCGCATGTGGCGTACACGCCGGTCGTCATCGTGACCAGTGTCAACTCGCGGTTCAAGACGCTGGCCGACGTGGTGGCTGCCGCCAAGGCCGCGCCCGACCAGATCACCTACGGCTCGCCGGGCAACGGCACCACGATCCACCTGGCCGGCGAAATCTTCAACACGGCGGCCCACATCAAGCTGCGCCACATTCCCTACAAGGGCTCCAACCCGGCGATGATGGATGTGCTGGCCGGCAACGTGGACCTGATGGTGTCGTCGCTGCCCTCGGCCATGGGCCAGATCAAGGCCGGCAAGCTGCGCGCCCTGGCGGTCACGTCGGCGCGCCGCAGCACCTCGATGCCCGATGTGCCTACCGTGGCCGAGTCTGGCTACAAGGACTTTGATGTCAGCACCTGGTACGGCCTGTTCATGCCGGCCGGCACACCCAAGGAAATCGTGGCCACGGTGAATGCCGAGGTCAACAAGCTGCTGGCCACGCCCGACATGAAGGCGGCCATCAATGCCCAGGGCGCGGAAACCCAGAACATGACATCCGTGCAGTTTTCGACCCTGCTCAAGACCGATTACCAGAAATGGAAGGGCATTGTGCAGGCCTCGGGGGCCACCATCGAATAAGGCGGCAGTTCCCATAAGCCGCACAAGCACCGGAGTTGGCGCGCTGTGGCTTAAAATCAGCAATTCAGCCATTTTTAACCCGGAGTCTTCCATGTCCAAGAAAATCAGAGTCGAGGCCGACATCTGCGCCCCCAAGCCAGTGCCGCCAAAAGGCTACACCATCACCACTGGCAACGGCCAGAAGATCAGCCTTGAGCGCGGTTCGCATACCCGCAGCAAGAAAAACCCAGGCAAGCGCCCCCACCAGGGTTAAGCCACGGATTGGGCGGAGCCTCTTGTGCTCCGCCCAAAAAGAAACCCGGACCAACCGAGGCGCGATCCGCTTCGGTTGGTCCGGGTTTCTTTTTGGGGCCGAGCTTTCGGGCCGTGTCTCCTGGCTACATATTGCGCCGGTACTGCCCGCCGACCTCGAACAGCGCATTGGTGATCTGCCCGAGCGAGCAGACGCGCACCGCGTCCATCAGCACCTCGAAGACGTTCTTGTTCTCGATCACCGCCTGCTGCAGGCGCTTGAGCTGCGCCGGCGCCTGGGCTGCGTGGCGGGTGTGGAAGTCTGCGAGGCGCCTGAGCTGGCTCTGTTTTTCCTCGTCGGTCGAGCGGGCCAGTTCCAGTTTGTCGTGAACGGCGTCGCCGTGCGGGTTGCGAAAGGTGTTGACGCCGATGATCGGCAGCTCGCCGGTGTGCTTGAGCATCTCGTAGTGCATCGACTCGTCCTGGATGCGGCCGCGCTGGTAGCCGGTTTCCATCGCGCCGAGCACGCCGCCCCGGTCGGCGATGTTCTGGAATTCGGTCAGCACGGCTTCCTCGACCAGTTCGGTCAGCTCCTCGATGATGAACGCGCCCTGGCTTGGGTTTTCGTTCTTCGCCAGGCCCCATTCGCGGTTGATGATCAGCTGGATCGCCATGGCGCGGCGCACGCTGTCCTCGGTCGGCGTGGTGATGGCTTCGTCGAAGGCGTTGGTGTGCAGCGAGTTGCAGTTGTCGTAGATCGCGATCAAGGCCTGCAGTGTGGTGCGGATGTCGTTGAACTGGATTTCCTGCGCGTGCAGGCTGCGGCCTGATGTCTGGATGTGGTACTTGAGCTTCTGGCTGCGCTCGTTGGCGCCGTATTTTTCCTTCATCGCCACGGCCCAGATGCGCCGGGCGACGCGGCCCATCACCGTGTATTCCGGGTCCATGCCGTTGCTGAAGAAGAACGACAGATTCGGCGCGAAGTCGTCGATATGCATGCCGCGCGCCAGATAGGCTTCGACAAACGTGAAGCCGTTGGACAGCGTGAAAGCCAGCTGCGAAATCGGATTCGCCCCGGCTTCGGCAATGTGGTAGCCGCTGATCGACACGCTGTAGAAGTTGCGCACGTTGTGATGCACGAAATACTCGGCAATGTCGCCCATCACCTTCAGGCTGAACTCGGTGCTGAAGATGCAGGTGTTCTGGCCCTGGTCTTCCTTCAGGATGTCGGCCTGCACCGTGCCGCGCACGTTGGCCTGCACCCATTCGCGGATCTTGGCGATTTCGGTGTCGGTCGGCTCGCGGCCGTTCTCAGCCTTGAACTTTTCCAGGTTCTGGTCGATGGCGGTGTTCATGAACATCGCCAAAATGCTCGGCGCCGGGCCGTTGATGGTCATGCTGACGCTGGTCGTCGGGCTGCACAAATCGAAGCCGCCGTACAGCACCTTCATGTCGTCCAGCGTGGCAATCGACACGCCCGAGTTGCCGACCTTGCCGTAGATGTCCGGGCGCGGGTCGGGGTCGTTGCCGTAAAGCGTGACCGAGTCAAAGGCGGTGGACAGGCGCTTGGCCGCCATGCCCGAACTCAGCAGCTTGAAGCGCGTGTTGGTGCGAAACGGGTCGCCCTCGCCGGCGAACATGCGGGTCGGATCCTCGCCCTCGCGCTTGAAGGCAAAGGTGCCGGCGGTGTAGGGGTAGCTGCCCGGCACGTTGTCCAGCACCAGCCACTTGAGGATTTCGCCGTGGTCTTCGTATTGGGGCAGGCAGACCTTGCGGATGGTGGTTCCAGACAGGGATTTGCTGGTCAGCGCGGTGCGGATTTCCTTGTCGCGGATTTTCACCACGTACTCGTCGCCGGCATAGGCTTTTTGCATCTCGGGCCACTGGGCCAGCAGCTTTTTGGCTGACGGATCCTGGATTTGCTCGCGCTCGACCGCCAGGTCGATCACGGCTTCGGCGGCATGGGTCTTGTCGGACTTGCTCGCCGTCAGCATGCTTGACGTGGCGCGCAACTGCTGGATTTCCCTGGCCAGCCGGGCTTGCTCCTGTCCGCGCTTCTTGTAGCCGCGCACGGTGTCGGTGATCTCGGCCAGGTAGCGGGTGCGGGCCGCCGGCACGACCGGCGTCTGGTTGGTGCTGTGGCGCACCGCCACCAGCGGCAGCGTGCCGTCGGTCAAGCTCAGGCCCAGCGCGCCCAGGCGCGGCTTGAGTGCCTGGTACAGCGCGGTCACGCCGTCATCGTTGAAGCGCGCGGCCATGGTGCCGAACACCGGCATCTGGTCGGCCGGCGTGTTCCAGGCTTCGCGGTTGCGCTGCACCTGCTTGGCCACGTCGCGCAGCGCGTCGAGCGCGCCCTTGCGGTCGAACTTGTTGATGGCGACGAACTCGGCAAAGTCCAGCATGTCGATTTTTTCCAGCTGGCTGGCCGCGCCGAACTCGGGCGTCATCACGTACATCGGCACATCGACATGCGGCACGATGGCGGCGTCGCCCTGGCCGATGCCGGAGGTTTCAACGATGATCAAGTCAAAGCCGGCGGCCTTGCAGGCGGCGATCACGTCGGGCAGCGCCTTGCTGATTTCCGAACCGAAGTCGCGCGTGGCCAGCGAGCGCATGAACACGCGCTGGCCCTGGCTCCAGGGGTTGATGGCGTTCATGCGGATGCGGTCGCCGAGCAATGCGCCGCCGCTCTTGCGGCGCGACGGGTCGATGCTGATCAGGGCCACGCGCAACTGGTCGCCCTGGTCCAGCCGCAGGCGGCGGATCAGCTCGTCGGTGAGCGAGGACTTGCCGGCGCCGCCGGTGCCGGTGATGCCCAGAACGGGTATCTTTTTCATAGCAGCCTGCGCCCGCACCGCCTTCACCAAAGCCTCGTTTGCCTTGCCATCTTCGAGCGCGGTGATGAGCTGGGCCAACGCCCGCCAGTTCATCTCGCCGTGGCCTTCAATCGCCTCGATGCCGGTGGGCGCAAAGCCGCTCAAGTCCTGGTCGCAGCGCATCACCATTTCGCCG
This DNA window, taken from Polaromonas hydrogenivorans, encodes the following:
- a CDS encoding ABC transporter substrate-binding protein — encoded protein: MKLNAIAFALAIGFAAAASAQDTGPVKIGFITDMSSLYADIDGPAGGEMVKWAVQDFGGKVLNRPIEVLTADHQNKADVASSKAREWIDKDGLAMLIGGTNSGTALAMAKIAEEKKRPFMAIGPGSARLTNEACSPYTVHYAYDTVALAKVAGTALVKAGNKNWYFLTADYAFGHSLEGDASTVVKANGGTVVGAVRHPLNASDFSSFLLQAQTSKAQVLGLANAGGDFTNAMKAAREFGINKTMKIAGLLVFINDVHSLGLANTEGLQLADSWYWNQDDASRKFAKRFFDKYKRMPSSLQAADYSVATNYLKAVQAAGTTDGDKVMSTLKGMKIDDFYNKGQIRADGRMIHDMYLYQVKSAKESTAPWDYYKMVAKIPGEQAFTTPAESKCALLKK
- a CDS encoding ABC transporter ATP-binding protein — translated: MTKELLRIEDLHAWYGESHILHGVNMTVNEGEVVTLLGRNGAGRTTTLRAIVGMTGARKGSIKINGEEALKLAPHKVARLGVGYCPEERGIFASLSTEENLMLPPTIAPGGMSVAEIYTMFPNLKERAHSPGTRLSGGEQQMLAVARILRTGARLLLLDEISEGLAPVIVQKLAEMILALKAKGYTIVLVEQNFRFAAPLADRFYVMEHGQIVKQFAQSELSQNMAMLQEFLGV
- the icmF gene encoding fused isobutyryl-CoA mutase/GTPase IcmF translates to MTDLSADYKALASYRPTNKVRFVTAASLFDGHDAAINIMRRILQGMGAEVVHLGHNRSVDEVVTAALQEDAQGIAISSYQGGHVEYFKYMVDLLKSRGGEHIQVFGGGGGVIVGPEIRELQAYGVARIFSPEDGQRMGLAGMIGEMVMRCDQDLSGFAPTGIEAIEGHGEMNWRALAQLITALEDGKANEALVKAVRAQAAMKKIPVLGITGTGGAGKSSLTDELIRRLRLDQGDQLRVALISIDPSRRKSGGALLGDRIRMNAINPWSQGQRVFMRSLATRDFGSEISKALPDVIAACKAAGFDLIIVETSGIGQGDAAIVPHVDVPMYVMTPEFGAASQLEKIDMLDFAEFVAINKFDRKGALDALRDVAKQVQRNREAWNTPADQMPVFGTMAARFNDDGVTALYQALKPRLGALGLSLTDGTLPLVAVRHSTNQTPVVPAARTRYLAEITDTVRGYKKRGQEQARLAREIQQLRATSSMLTASKSDKTHAAEAVIDLAVEREQIQDPSAKKLLAQWPEMQKAYAGDEYVVKIRDKEIRTALTSKSLSGTTIRKVCLPQYEDHGEILKWLVLDNVPGSYPYTAGTFAFKREGEDPTRMFAGEGDPFRTNTRFKLLSSGMAAKRLSTAFDSVTLYGNDPDPRPDIYGKVGNSGVSIATLDDMKVLYGGFDLCSPTTSVSMTINGPAPSILAMFMNTAIDQNLEKFKAENGREPTDTEIAKIREWVQANVRGTVQADILKEDQGQNTCIFSTEFSLKVMGDIAEYFVHHNVRNFYSVSISGYHIAEAGANPISQLAFTLSNGFTFVEAYLARGMHIDDFAPNLSFFFSNGMDPEYTVMGRVARRIWAVAMKEKYGANERSQKLKYHIQTSGRSLHAQEIQFNDIRTTLQALIAIYDNCNSLHTNAFDEAITTPTEDSVRRAMAIQLIINREWGLAKNENPSQGAFIIEELTELVEEAVLTEFQNIADRGGVLGAMETGYQRGRIQDESMHYEMLKHTGELPIIGVNTFRNPHGDAVHDKLELARSTDEEKQSQLRRLADFHTRHAAQAPAQLKRLQQAVIENKNVFEVLMDAVRVCSLGQITNALFEVGGQYRRNM
- the dbpA gene encoding ATP-dependent RNA helicase DbpA — protein: MTTSPNDFSALSLPAHVLANLTQLGYTSMTPIQAAALPVALLGKDLIAQAKTGSGKTAAFALALLANLNARRFAIQAMVLCPTRELADQVTTEIRRLARAEENIKVVTLCGGVALRNQIASLEHGAHIVVGTPGRIMDHLGRGNLDLAAMNTLVLDEADRMLDMGFFDDIATVAKQCPKERQTLLFSATYPEGIAKISQQFMKNPQTITVQAQHEKSKIRQRWYQVEDTDHDEARLDAVARVLNHYRPVSTLAFCNTKSQCRALVQLLKDQGFIALALFGELEQRERDQVLVQFANRSCSVLVATDVAARGLDISQLEMVINVDVTPDSEIHIHRIGRTGRADEEGWAISLASMDEMGSVGKIEQLQKTESEWHKLDELTSASKEPLRPPMATLQIVGGRKEKIRAGDVLGALTGEAGFTREQVGKINVNEFSTYVAVERSIAGDALHKLAMGRVKGKSVRVRLMDDEA
- a CDS encoding ABC transporter ATP-binding protein; translated protein: MPVEFILETRGLTKEFKGFVAVNNVDLKVQRGHIHALIGPNGAGKTTFFNLLTKFLTPTRGSITFNGNDITFEKPAQTARRGIVRSFQISAVFPHMTVLENVRAALQRNLGTSFHFWKAEDTLYPLHDRARALLDEVDLGQFADMLTVNLPYGRKRALELATTLALEPELMLLDEPTQGMGHEDVDRVTQLIKKVSAGRTILMVEHNMNVVSSIANRITVLQRGTIIADGPYAEVSKNPLVIEAYMGNADAALQGAH
- a CDS encoding Bug family tripartite tricarboxylate transporter substrate binding protein: MVKKIFSFVLLACALSAVQAQPQAASYPAKPIRMIVPFPPGGGTDILSRLVANKLTEVSKWTVIPDNRGGAGGTIGIAEAARAAPTGYEMVMGQKDNMVVAPWLYKNLSYDPTKDLVAVAHVAYTPVVIVTSVNSRFKTLADVVAAAKAAPDQITYGSPGNGTTIHLAGEIFNTAAHIKLRHIPYKGSNPAMMDVLAGNVDLMVSSLPSAMGQIKAGKLRALAVTSARRSTSMPDVPTVAESGYKDFDVSTWYGLFMPAGTPKEIVATVNAEVNKLLATPDMKAAINAQGAETQNMTSVQFSTLLKTDYQKWKGIVQASGATIE
- a CDS encoding branched-chain amino acid ABC transporter permease; amino-acid sequence: MNNSKKITRITYIALLALLLVAPFIGLYPVFVMKLLCFGLFACAFNLLLGFTGLLSFGHAAFFGSAAYVTGWFVKSQGWTPEIAILAGTVGAGLIGLVVGAVAIRRQGIYFAMITLAIAQMVYFFCLQAPFTGGEDGLQGVPRGSLFGMLSLQSDNAMYYFVVAVFVLCFQFISRIVNSPFGQVLKMIRENEPRAISLGYQVDRYKLLAFVLSAALAGLAGSLKTLVMGFATLSDVHWSMSGEVILMTLLGGVGTFFGPVMGAGIVISLQNLLADKVGSWVTVIIGVIFVLCVLAFRKGVVGELQAFRERRSAAALAGSKQT
- a CDS encoding branched-chain amino acid ABC transporter permease, which translates into the protein MEIFGIPHQAFLGQLLLGLVNGAFYAMLSLGLAVIFGLLGVVNFAHGALYMLGAFAAWIMLDKFGINYWFALVLAPLAVGAFGVVIERLFLKHLYKLDPLYGLLLTFGLALIVEGVFRELYGASGQTYPVPELLSGATNLGFMVLPNYRAWVVLVSLAVCLGTWFIIERTRLGAYLRAGTENAALVQTFGINVPMMVMLTYGAGAALAALAGVLAAPIIQVNPLMGSNLIIVVFAVVVIGGMGSILGSVVTGLALGLVEGMTRVFYPEASNIVVFVVMVLVLMVRPAGLFGKEA